In Patulibacter sp. SYSU D01012, a single window of DNA contains:
- a CDS encoding oligosaccharide flippase family protein gives MPRRTATLGGNAAITLAAQFAILVLGLVVSALVARALGPTGRGRYYVPVTTVMTTFSVLHLSLEMATTYFFAERLVDLRRLARVAATYGLVIGGAGLVVLAGPWIVAPDGRVGGMRTGDLALAALALPFVVHSTWMMNLFVLGGRLVRSQAAVVLAGVVQAAALAVLFALDVLGVTEVLLVYVLNAAVSWGFLAWWSRGFAPPVPTGDRPLLRRVAAYGLRIHPGFVAFFLLLRSDVFLVDGLLGTREVGIYSVAVLFAELVGTAAAPMAVAALPFQSVEDEEAAAAVTLRTARICLLVAAALSVLAAATLWLVIPALYGPAFGEAYGPLVALLPGVCAMTVVRPLWNWLLREGRPGRITAIAAGAFALNLALNAVLLPTVGLYGASVASTLAYGALATGLGAWAVRVAGARPSALLPGRDELAAARRGLAAARGAVASRLGRSAS, from the coding sequence ATGCCCCGACGGACCGCGACGCTCGGAGGGAACGCCGCGATCACGCTGGCCGCCCAGTTCGCGATCCTGGTGCTCGGGCTGGTGGTGAGCGCGCTGGTCGCCCGCGCGCTCGGGCCGACGGGGCGTGGTCGCTACTACGTGCCCGTGACGACGGTGATGACGACGTTCTCCGTCCTGCACCTGAGCCTGGAGATGGCGACGACGTACTTCTTCGCCGAGCGGCTGGTCGACCTGCGCCGCCTCGCCCGGGTCGCGGCCACGTACGGCCTCGTCATCGGCGGCGCCGGCCTGGTCGTGCTGGCCGGCCCCTGGATCGTGGCGCCGGACGGGCGCGTGGGCGGCATGCGCACGGGCGACCTGGCGCTCGCCGCCCTGGCCCTGCCCTTCGTCGTCCACAGCACGTGGATGATGAACCTGTTCGTGCTGGGCGGCCGCCTGGTGCGCTCGCAGGCCGCCGTGGTGCTGGCCGGCGTCGTGCAGGCGGCCGCGCTGGCGGTGCTGTTCGCCCTCGACGTCCTGGGCGTCACCGAGGTGCTGCTCGTGTACGTGCTGAACGCCGCCGTCTCGTGGGGGTTCCTGGCGTGGTGGAGCCGGGGCTTCGCCCCGCCCGTCCCGACGGGCGACCGGCCGCTGCTGCGGCGGGTGGCCGCCTACGGCCTGCGCATCCACCCGGGCTTCGTGGCCTTCTTCCTGCTGCTGCGCTCGGACGTCTTCCTCGTCGACGGGCTCCTCGGCACGCGCGAGGTCGGGATCTACTCGGTGGCGGTGCTCTTCGCCGAGCTGGTGGGCACGGCGGCCGCGCCGATGGCGGTCGCGGCCCTGCCGTTCCAGAGCGTCGAGGACGAGGAGGCGGCGGCCGCGGTCACGCTGCGCACGGCGCGCATCTGCCTGCTCGTGGCGGCGGCGCTCTCGGTCCTGGCGGCCGCGACGCTGTGGCTCGTGATCCCGGCGCTGTACGGGCCGGCGTTCGGCGAGGCGTACGGGCCGCTCGTGGCGCTCCTGCCGGGCGTCTGCGCCATGACGGTCGTGCGGCCGCTCTGGAACTGGCTGCTGCGCGAGGGGCGTCCGGGCCGCATCACCGCGATCGCGGCGGGGGCGTTCGCGCTGAACCTCGCGCTCAACGCCGTCCTCCTCCCGACGGTCGGGTTGTACGGCGCCTCCGTCGCGTCGACGCTCGCGTACGGCGCGCTCGCGACCGGGCTGGGGGCCTGGGCGGTCCGCGTGGCGGGGGCGCGGCCCAGCGCGCTCCTGCCCGGGAGGGACGAGCTCGCGGCGGCGCGGCGGGGCCTCGCGGCCGCGCGCGGCGCCGTGGCGTCCCGGCTCGGCCGGAGCGCGTCGTGA
- a CDS encoding ABC transporter ATP-binding protein gives MDPVISLSHVTKRFGHNAAVDDVTIDVPRGHCYAWLGPNGCGKTTLIRMMLGLARPTSGRIEVRGLSVPGHTREALSRVGAIVEEPRFYPYLTGRKNLEIWAAHQGPESKAAIGGALERVGLADRAKDKVGTYSLGMRQRLGVARALLNDPELLVLDEPTNGLDPAGLAEFRDMIRALVAEGRSVFISSHILSEVEKMADQIAIIEKGKMLASGSVADLLRGGSQAIVVRPDDVARATTVLQGLPFAREVLAADGGTVEVRVDEVADDQLLQTGRELFSAGVGILELRPRRETLEARFLELTGKTAGELGGGPASTAGGAATDAPATTGEEAR, from the coding sequence ATGGACCCCGTCATCTCCCTGAGCCACGTCACCAAGCGCTTCGGCCACAACGCCGCCGTCGACGACGTCACGATCGACGTCCCCCGCGGGCACTGCTACGCCTGGCTCGGCCCGAACGGCTGCGGCAAGACGACGCTCATCCGCATGATGCTCGGCCTGGCGCGCCCGACCTCGGGCCGCATCGAGGTGCGCGGCCTGTCGGTGCCCGGCCACACCCGCGAGGCCCTGTCGCGCGTCGGCGCCATCGTCGAGGAGCCGCGCTTCTACCCGTACCTGACGGGCCGCAAGAACCTGGAGATCTGGGCCGCCCACCAGGGCCCGGAGAGCAAGGCCGCGATCGGCGGCGCGCTCGAGCGCGTGGGCCTGGCGGACCGTGCGAAGGACAAGGTCGGCACCTACTCGCTGGGCATGCGGCAGCGCCTCGGCGTCGCCCGCGCGCTGCTCAACGATCCCGAGCTGCTCGTGCTCGACGAGCCGACGAACGGCCTGGACCCGGCCGGCCTGGCCGAGTTCCGCGACATGATCCGCGCGCTCGTCGCTGAGGGCCGCAGCGTCTTCATCTCCTCGCACATCCTCAGCGAGGTCGAGAAGATGGCCGACCAGATCGCGATCATCGAGAAGGGCAAGATGCTCGCGAGCGGCTCCGTGGCCGACCTGCTGCGCGGCGGCTCGCAGGCCATCGTCGTCCGCCCGGACGACGTCGCGCGCGCCACCACGGTCCTGCAAGGCCTGCCGTTCGCCCGCGAGGTGCTCGCCGCGGACGGCGGCACGGTCGAGGTGCGCGTCGACGAGGTCGCGGACGACCAGCTGCTGCAGACCGGCCGCGAGCTGTTCTCCGCCGGCGTCGGCATCCTGGAGCTGCGGCCCCGCCGCGAGACGCTCGAGGCGCGGTTCCTGGAGCTGACGGGCAAGACCGCCGGCGAGCTCGGCGGCGGGCCCGCCTCCACCGCGGGGGGCGCCGCCACGGACGCCCCGGCCACGACCGGAGAGGAGGCCCGCTGA
- a CDS encoding class I SAM-dependent methyltransferase: MEPPADETRFAFGENWARFLAVLDDTRIREAERSLREMLGEDGVRGRTWLDIGSGSGLFSLAAARLGASRLHSFDYDASSVGCTDELRRRFGPADADWTVEQGSVLDRAYVDGLGRFDVVYSWGVLHHTGRMWEAFDNAARTVADGGVLFIALYNDQGARSRIWSRIKWRYNRLPPRLRLPWALTVMVPRELLSLGARTARGHPEEYLRTWTRYRSARGMSRWHDLIDWVGGYPFEVATPDEVVERGRAQGLLLERLTVRRGLGCNEFVFRRV, from the coding sequence ATGGAGCCGCCGGCCGACGAGACCCGCTTCGCCTTCGGGGAGAACTGGGCCCGGTTCCTCGCGGTGCTCGACGACACGCGCATCCGCGAGGCGGAGCGCTCCCTGCGCGAGATGCTCGGCGAGGACGGGGTCCGGGGCCGGACGTGGCTCGACATCGGGTCGGGCAGCGGGCTGTTCTCGCTCGCCGCGGCGCGCCTGGGGGCGTCCCGGCTGCACTCGTTCGACTACGACGCCTCCAGCGTGGGGTGCACGGACGAGCTGCGCCGGCGGTTCGGCCCGGCGGACGCGGACTGGACCGTCGAGCAGGGCAGCGTCCTGGACCGCGCCTACGTGGACGGGCTGGGCCGCTTCGACGTCGTCTACTCCTGGGGCGTGCTCCACCACACGGGACGGATGTGGGAGGCGTTCGACAACGCGGCCCGGACCGTCGCGGACGGCGGCGTGCTGTTCATCGCCCTCTACAACGACCAGGGGGCGCGCAGCCGGATCTGGAGCCGCATCAAGTGGCGCTACAACCGGCTGCCGCCGCGGCTGCGGCTGCCGTGGGCGCTGACCGTGATGGTCCCCCGCGAGCTGCTCTCGCTCGGGGCGCGCACGGCCCGCGGGCATCCCGAGGAGTACCTCCGCACCTGGACGCGGTACCGCAGCGCGCGCGGCATGAGCCGGTGGCACGACCTGATCGACTGGGTCGGCGGCTACCCGTTCGAGGTCGCCACGCCCGACGAGGTCGTCGAGCGGGGCCGCGCGCAGGGCCTGCTGCTCGAGCGCCTGACCGTGCGCCGCGGCCTGGGCTGCAACGAGTTCGTGTTCCGTCGGGTCTGA
- a CDS encoding glycosyltransferase codes for MTVAGPPRASARRGPLHVVHVLNRDALAGTELMVAALAERSDPGVVRTTVVTLDAPGPVARRLRASGVPVVPLGPGSTAGLVRRLGAVLRRLRPDVLCGYGFRTGVVTRVLGRLVVPSARRVTGVRGLYVTEIEHLDGPRGRLVMAVERATAPLVDAYVANSPGALEVLRAHGIAARRLHWIPNGLDPAAWSVPDRSTSDGLPTVACVGRFTPVKRQSDVVAAAGLLRDRGTPARFVLAGDGPLRADVAAQVRAAGLEAVVTLPGALPPERVAALLATADVACLASSQEGMPGAVMEAMAAGVPVVGTRVNGIRDLVVDGVTGLLVPPGEPAALADAVGRLVADPAAARRMGAAGRRRIEDEFSLDASVRATTQLYLRLVRGASTEDHRPTTTAGSCSRRT; via the coding sequence ATGACCGTCGCCGGCCCGCCGCGCGCGTCCGCGCGACGCGGTCCGCTGCACGTGGTGCACGTGCTCAACCGCGACGCCTTGGCCGGCACCGAGCTGATGGTCGCGGCGCTGGCGGAGCGCAGCGACCCCGGCGTCGTGCGCACCACGGTCGTGACGCTGGACGCCCCGGGGCCGGTGGCGCGCCGGCTGCGGGCGAGCGGCGTGCCCGTCGTCCCCCTCGGGCCGGGCAGCACCGCCGGGCTCGTCCGTCGGCTCGGCGCGGTGCTCCGCCGTCTGCGGCCCGACGTCCTGTGCGGGTACGGGTTCCGCACCGGGGTGGTGACGCGCGTCCTCGGGCGGCTCGTCGTCCCGTCCGCCCGCCGGGTGACCGGGGTGCGCGGGCTCTACGTCACCGAGATCGAGCACCTCGACGGCCCCCGCGGGCGGCTCGTGATGGCGGTCGAGCGCGCGACGGCCCCGCTCGTGGACGCCTACGTCGCCAACTCCCCCGGCGCGCTCGAGGTGCTGCGCGCGCACGGGATCGCCGCCCGCCGGCTGCACTGGATCCCGAACGGCCTCGACCCCGCCGCCTGGAGCGTTCCCGACCGGTCGACGTCGGACGGCCTGCCCACGGTCGCGTGCGTCGGGCGCTTCACGCCGGTCAAGCGCCAGAGCGACGTCGTCGCGGCCGCCGGGCTGCTGCGGGACCGCGGCACGCCCGCGCGCTTCGTCCTCGCCGGCGACGGCCCGCTGCGCGCCGACGTCGCGGCGCAGGTGCGGGCCGCCGGCCTCGAGGCCGTGGTCACGCTGCCGGGAGCGCTGCCCCCCGAGCGGGTCGCCGCGCTGCTCGCGACCGCGGACGTCGCGTGCCTCGCGTCGTCGCAGGAGGGGATGCCGGGCGCGGTGATGGAGGCCATGGCGGCCGGCGTGCCCGTCGTCGGCACCCGCGTCAACGGCATCCGCGACCTGGTGGTCGACGGCGTCACGGGGCTGCTGGTGCCGCCGGGCGAGCCCGCGGCGCTCGCCGACGCGGTCGGCCGGCTCGTCGCCGACCCCGCGGCCGCCCGGCGGATGGGCGCGGCCGGGCGGCGCCGCATCGAGGACGAGTTCTCGCTCGACGCGAGCGTGCGGGCGACGACGCAGCTCTACCTGCGCCTCGTCCGCGGCGCCAGCACGGAGGACCACCGCCCGACGACGACCGCCGGGTCGTGCTCGCGGCGGACGTAG
- a CDS encoding glycosyltransferase family 4 protein: MPRTRRRDVAFFAPWAGPNLTAAGMPSGGAEVQMLHLARGLARRGTPVALVTYAVPGLPTDVDGVEVVPLRRSRRGRPGLRRLITLGSTVHALGALRARVVVQRSAGSTTGIVGVAARLTRTRFVYSSASTVDFSLGDLGHGRGARLLFALGVRLAHEIVVQTDEQAALCRERFGRRATVIRSVAERPAVEPGPYDEGFLWIGRLPAYKNPLACVALARAVPEAPFTMVCVPSADDPPGLRHELEEAAAALPNLRVLGPQPRPSLLERMGRATAIVSTSDFEGMPNTLLEGWSRGVPAATLAHDPDGVIERERLGTCAHGAVDRMAEQLRVAWATRAGDEASRTRARCRDYVRREHDPAVVVGRWSSVLAPRTRRR, translated from the coding sequence ATGCCCCGGACCCGACGCCGCGACGTGGCCTTCTTCGCGCCGTGGGCGGGGCCGAACCTGACGGCGGCGGGCATGCCGAGCGGCGGGGCCGAGGTGCAGATGCTGCACCTCGCGCGGGGTCTGGCGCGCCGGGGGACGCCGGTCGCGCTCGTCACGTACGCCGTCCCCGGCCTGCCCACCGACGTCGACGGCGTCGAAGTCGTGCCGCTGCGCCGGTCACGTCGCGGCCGTCCGGGGCTGCGGCGGCTGATCACGCTCGGGTCCACCGTCCACGCGCTCGGAGCGCTGCGGGCCCGCGTGGTCGTGCAGCGCTCGGCCGGCTCGACGACGGGGATCGTGGGGGTCGCGGCCCGGCTCACCCGCACGCGCTTCGTGTACTCCAGCGCGAGCACCGTCGACTTCTCGCTCGGCGACCTGGGCCACGGCCGGGGCGCCCGCCTGCTCTTCGCGCTCGGTGTGCGGCTCGCCCACGAGATCGTCGTCCAGACCGACGAGCAGGCGGCGCTCTGCCGCGAGCGGTTCGGCCGCCGGGCGACCGTGATCCGCAGCGTGGCGGAGCGGCCGGCGGTCGAGCCGGGGCCGTACGACGAGGGATTCCTGTGGATCGGCCGTCTGCCGGCCTACAAGAACCCCCTGGCCTGCGTCGCCCTCGCCCGCGCCGTCCCCGAGGCGCCGTTCACGATGGTCTGCGTGCCGTCCGCGGACGACCCGCCGGGCCTGCGGCACGAGCTCGAGGAGGCCGCGGCCGCGCTGCCGAACCTGCGGGTCCTCGGCCCGCAGCCCCGTCCGTCGCTGCTCGAGCGGATGGGCCGCGCGACCGCCATCGTCAGCACGTCCGACTTCGAGGGCATGCCGAACACGCTCCTCGAAGGGTGGAGCCGCGGCGTGCCCGCCGCCACGCTCGCCCACGACCCCGACGGCGTCATCGAACGCGAGCGGCTCGGCACCTGCGCCCACGGCGCGGTCGACCGCATGGCGGAGCAGCTGCGCGTCGCCTGGGCCACGCGCGCCGGCGACGAGGCGTCACGGACCCGCGCACGGTGCCGCGACTACGTCCGCCGCGAGCACGACCCGGCGGTCGTCGTCGGGCGGTGGTCCTCCGTGCTGGCGCCGCGGACGAGGCGCAGGTAG
- the asnB gene encoding asparagine synthase (glutamine-hydrolyzing) has product MCGICGFVSPDHVELDRAAGRRMCETIEHRGPDGHGEVAVSGAGRLHGWIGHRRLRIVDLSEAAHQPMEGEDGAVVLTYNGEIYNFEALRDELRRAGATFRSHGDTEVVLRAYETWGDAFVERLDGMFALAVWDARRGRLLLARDRTGKKPLFYSTAGGRLTFASEIKALLTCPWVPGEVDPEAIPEFLTYGYVPHPRTSYRDVVQVPPASVVVYDDDGLHAPRAYWSAVPAHGTDLRVGPPVLERIAGLLEDATKRRMVADVPLGALLSGGIDSSLVVGLMTRHAQEPVHTFSIGFPEEPSYDERSHARLVAEHFGTRHTEHAVRMDAVALVDRLLWHHDQPFADSSAIPTFVVAQLARRDVKVVLNGDGGDEVFGGYHRFRAAAVSRFLPRAVARAGRPVAGLLPRGDGYGDLGRRAQRFLERAEGTVLDRYQSWIAVAGEELLPSLLSPDLRALAVRSHLRRSMDAAYADADGLPDLDRILYANLRTYLPDDLSVKVDRTTMAHGLEARSPFLDTALIDYVARLPARQKVGLRHVKPVLRRAFGPLLPPQIWDRSKQGFGVPMHRWFREELGTMFADEVLASDARTAAYLDRAAVGRLLTDHRERHADHGARLWTILVLERWLRRTERPVETRPPGGDAVLDITPAS; this is encoded by the coding sequence GTGTGCGGCATCTGCGGCTTCGTCTCCCCGGACCACGTCGAGCTCGACCGCGCCGCCGGCCGCCGGATGTGCGAGACGATCGAGCACCGCGGCCCCGACGGGCACGGCGAGGTCGCGGTCTCGGGAGCCGGCCGGCTCCACGGGTGGATCGGTCACCGCCGCCTGCGCATCGTCGACCTGAGCGAGGCCGCGCACCAGCCGATGGAGGGCGAGGACGGCGCGGTCGTCCTGACCTACAACGGCGAGATCTACAACTTCGAGGCGCTGCGCGACGAGCTGCGGCGCGCGGGGGCCACGTTCCGCTCCCACGGCGACACCGAGGTCGTCCTGCGGGCCTACGAGACGTGGGGCGACGCCTTCGTCGAGCGGCTCGACGGGATGTTCGCGCTCGCCGTGTGGGACGCCCGCCGCGGACGGCTGCTCCTGGCCCGCGACCGCACCGGCAAGAAGCCGCTCTTCTACAGCACCGCCGGCGGACGCCTGACGTTCGCGTCCGAGATCAAGGCGCTGCTGACCTGTCCCTGGGTCCCGGGCGAGGTGGACCCCGAGGCCATCCCCGAGTTCCTGACCTACGGCTACGTGCCCCACCCCCGCACGTCGTACCGGGACGTGGTGCAGGTGCCCCCCGCGTCCGTGGTGGTCTACGACGACGACGGCCTGCACGCGCCGCGCGCCTACTGGAGCGCGGTGCCCGCGCACGGCACCGATCTGCGGGTGGGCCCGCCCGTGCTCGAGCGGATCGCGGGGCTCCTCGAGGACGCAACGAAGCGGCGCATGGTGGCCGACGTGCCGCTCGGGGCGCTCCTGTCCGGCGGGATCGACTCGTCGCTGGTGGTCGGGCTGATGACCCGCCACGCGCAGGAGCCCGTGCACACCTTCTCCATCGGGTTCCCCGAGGAGCCGTCCTACGACGAGCGCTCCCACGCGCGCCTGGTGGCCGAGCACTTCGGCACCCGGCACACGGAGCACGCCGTGCGCATGGACGCGGTCGCGCTCGTCGACCGGCTGCTCTGGCACCACGACCAGCCGTTCGCGGACTCGTCCGCCATCCCGACGTTCGTGGTCGCGCAGCTGGCGCGGCGCGACGTCAAGGTCGTCCTGAACGGCGACGGCGGCGACGAGGTCTTCGGCGGCTACCACCGGTTCCGGGCCGCGGCCGTCTCGCGGTTCCTCCCCCGCGCCGTCGCCCGCGCGGGCCGGCCCGTCGCCGGCCTGCTGCCCCGCGGCGACGGGTACGGCGATCTCGGCCGCCGCGCCCAGCGGTTCCTCGAGCGGGCCGAGGGCACGGTGCTCGACCGCTACCAGTCGTGGATCGCGGTGGCCGGCGAGGAGCTGCTGCCGTCGCTGCTCTCGCCCGACCTGCGGGCGCTGGCCGTCCGCTCGCACCTGCGCCGGTCCATGGACGCGGCCTACGCCGACGCCGACGGCCTGCCCGACCTGGACCGGATCCTCTACGCGAACCTGCGCACGTACCTGCCCGACGACCTCTCGGTGAAGGTCGACCGGACGACGATGGCCCACGGGCTCGAGGCGCGCTCGCCGTTCCTCGACACGGCCCTCATCGACTACGTCGCCCGCCTGCCGGCCCGGCAGAAGGTAGGGCTGCGCCACGTCAAGCCCGTCCTGCGCCGCGCGTTCGGCCCCCTCCTGCCGCCGCAGATCTGGGACCGGTCGAAGCAGGGCTTCGGCGTCCCCATGCACCGCTGGTTCCGCGAGGAGCTGGGCACGATGTTCGCCGACGAGGTGCTGGCGTCCGACGCGCGCACCGCGGCCTACCTCGACCGGGCGGCCGTCGGACGGCTGCTCACGGACCACCGGGAGCGCCACGCCGACCACGGCGCCCGCCTGTGGACCATCCTCGTCCTGGAGCGCTGGCTGCGGCGGACCGAGCGGCCCGTCGAGACGCGGCCGCCCGGCGGCGACGCGGTGCTCGACATCACGCCCGCGTCCTGA
- a CDS encoding ABC transporter permease subunit produces the protein MLRLLGAEVRRITGRRASFYGATAFAVLITVLAVVLADQNDGNQALDNYSSAGRYAGLLGVVVMGALAGSYDTANGTMRYLVLTGVPRWQLAAVRLLGIMVAALPMAALVLLISIVPASSAAGGITGDAVVHAVWAVLATLWTWGLVSTGIGMLMRSNGPAIAASVVLFFGGTLITGLVAEFVSETLANYLLPVVFDQVAMWEGKGGANDYRLALGTAVVALVVWLGAIAALAVTRVQRDEY, from the coding sequence ATGCTGCGGCTGCTCGGCGCCGAGGTCCGGCGCATCACGGGGCGTCGCGCCTCCTTCTACGGGGCCACGGCCTTCGCGGTGCTCATCACCGTCCTGGCCGTCGTGCTCGCCGACCAGAACGACGGCAACCAGGCGCTGGACAACTACTCGAGCGCGGGCCGCTACGCCGGCCTGCTGGGCGTCGTCGTGATGGGGGCGCTCGCCGGCTCGTACGACACCGCCAACGGCACCATGCGCTACCTGGTGCTGACCGGCGTCCCGCGCTGGCAGCTCGCCGCCGTGCGCCTCCTGGGGATCATGGTGGCCGCGCTGCCGATGGCGGCGCTCGTCCTGCTGATCTCGATCGTCCCCGCGTCCTCCGCCGCCGGTGGGATCACCGGCGACGCCGTCGTCCACGCCGTCTGGGCCGTCCTCGCCACGCTGTGGACGTGGGGCCTGGTGTCGACCGGCATCGGCATGCTGATGCGCTCGAACGGCCCGGCCATCGCGGCCAGCGTCGTCCTGTTCTTCGGCGGCACGCTGATCACGGGGCTAGTGGCCGAGTTCGTCTCGGAGACCCTGGCCAACTACCTGCTGCCGGTCGTCTTCGACCAGGTGGCGATGTGGGAGGGCAAGGGCGGCGCCAACGACTACCGCCTGGCCCTGGGCACGGCGGTCGTGGCGCTCGTCGTGTGGCTCGGCGCCATCGCGGCGCTCGCCGTCACGCGGGTGCAGCGGGACGAGTACTGA
- the lon gene encoding endopeptidase La, which produces MPTTLPLIPLDDVVVFPTMDVTLPVDPGDEERVLLVPRIDGEFAAVGTIAHVKRRVRLPGGGRGAMFEGEARGVAGAAHTGPTGDLRVSVEEHPDEEPVDGRTRELTRTLRATIDEILTARGDDGSVAAVLRAIKAPGALADSLGYDPELTVEQKAELLSTLDVTERLERAVELMNERLTDLQLRQKIREGVESGAQKQQREYLLRKQMESIRHELGEDDASVVDEYRQKIEAAGMPEAVREQADKELGRFERMGGEGSGEAQTIRNYLDWLLAVPWGERSEENLDPVHARQTLDDDHFGLEDVKDRIVEFLAVKKLRQDRGLDDAEVTKNSKRRAGGTILTLVGPPGTGKTSIGESIAKATGREFVRIALGGVRDESEIRGHRRTYIGALPGRLVRALRDAGTMNPVVLLDEVDKVGADWRGDPSAALLEVLDPAQNHSFRDHYLDVEVDLSQVLFLATANSLDTIPAPLLDRMEVIPFDGYTVAEKTAIARDHLVPRQRRANGLHDDEVTIDDALLRTVVDEYTRESGVRQLERQVGTLLRKTATRIASGKDEAPVAIDLDRVRDALGRQKVFHESAARTAVPGVATGLAVTGTGGDVLFIEATRVPVPGSKGGLVLTGQLGDVMKESARIALSWVRANAEKLGIDEAKFEDAEFHVHVPAGAIPKDGPSAGITMVTALVSLLTGRPVKHTVGMTGEVTLQGRVLPIGGLKQKSIAAHAAGLTDVVISERNRGDLDDVPEEVRQAITFHPSMGLDEVLEVALEERVAEVAGARV; this is translated from the coding sequence ATGCCCACCACGCTTCCCCTGATCCCGCTGGACGACGTCGTCGTCTTCCCGACGATGGACGTGACCCTGCCGGTCGACCCGGGCGACGAGGAGCGCGTGCTCCTGGTGCCCCGGATCGACGGCGAGTTCGCGGCCGTCGGCACCATCGCGCACGTCAAGCGCCGCGTCCGGCTGCCCGGCGGCGGTCGGGGCGCGATGTTCGAGGGCGAGGCGCGCGGCGTCGCCGGCGCCGCGCACACCGGCCCGACGGGCGACCTGCGCGTCAGCGTCGAGGAGCATCCCGACGAGGAGCCCGTCGACGGCCGCACGCGCGAGCTCACCCGCACGCTGCGCGCCACCATCGACGAGATCCTCACCGCCCGCGGCGACGACGGCTCGGTGGCCGCCGTGCTGCGCGCCATCAAGGCGCCGGGCGCCCTGGCCGACTCGCTCGGCTACGACCCCGAGCTGACGGTCGAGCAGAAGGCCGAGCTGCTCTCCACCCTCGACGTCACCGAGCGCCTGGAGCGCGCCGTCGAGCTCATGAACGAGCGCCTGACGGACCTGCAGCTGCGCCAGAAGATCCGCGAGGGCGTGGAGTCCGGCGCCCAGAAGCAGCAGCGCGAGTACCTGCTGCGCAAGCAGATGGAGTCGATCCGCCACGAGCTCGGCGAGGACGACGCGTCCGTCGTCGACGAGTACCGGCAGAAGATCGAGGCCGCCGGCATGCCCGAAGCCGTGCGCGAGCAGGCCGACAAGGAGCTCGGCCGCTTCGAGCGCATGGGCGGCGAGGGCTCCGGCGAGGCCCAGACGATCCGCAACTACCTCGACTGGCTGCTGGCCGTGCCGTGGGGCGAGCGGTCCGAGGAGAACCTCGACCCCGTCCACGCCCGGCAGACGCTGGACGACGACCACTTCGGCCTCGAGGACGTCAAGGACCGCATCGTCGAGTTCCTGGCCGTCAAGAAGCTGCGGCAGGACCGCGGCCTGGACGACGCCGAGGTGACGAAGAACTCCAAGCGCCGCGCCGGCGGCACGATCCTGACGCTCGTCGGCCCTCCGGGCACCGGCAAGACGTCGATCGGCGAGTCGATCGCGAAGGCGACCGGCCGCGAGTTCGTGCGCATCGCCCTGGGCGGCGTGCGCGACGAGTCCGAGATCCGCGGCCACCGCCGCACGTACATCGGCGCCCTGCCGGGCCGCCTGGTGCGCGCGCTGCGCGACGCCGGGACGATGAACCCGGTCGTGCTGCTGGACGAGGTCGACAAGGTCGGCGCGGACTGGCGCGGCGACCCGTCGGCGGCGCTGCTCGAGGTGCTGGACCCCGCGCAGAACCACTCCTTCCGCGACCACTACCTGGACGTCGAGGTCGACCTGTCGCAGGTGCTGTTCCTCGCGACGGCCAACAGCCTGGACACGATCCCGGCGCCGCTGCTGGACCGCATGGAGGTCATCCCCTTCGACGGCTACACCGTGGCCGAGAAGACGGCGATCGCCCGCGACCACCTGGTGCCCCGCCAGCGCCGCGCGAACGGCCTGCACGACGACGAGGTCACGATCGACGACGCCCTGCTGCGTACCGTCGTGGACGAGTACACCCGCGAGTCGGGCGTGCGCCAGCTCGAGCGCCAGGTCGGCACGCTGCTGCGCAAGACCGCCACGCGCATCGCGTCCGGCAAGGACGAGGCCCCGGTCGCCATCGACCTGGACCGCGTCCGCGACGCCCTCGGCCGGCAGAAGGTCTTCCACGAGTCCGCGGCCCGCACGGCGGTGCCGGGCGTGGCGACCGGCCTGGCGGTCACGGGCACCGGCGGCGACGTCCTCTTCATCGAGGCCACGCGCGTCCCCGTTCCGGGCAGCAAGGGCGGGCTCGTGCTCACGGGCCAGCTCGGCGACGTCATGAAGGAGTCGGCGCGGATCGCCCTCTCCTGGGTGCGCGCCAACGCGGAGAAGCTGGGCATCGACGAGGCCAAGTTCGAGGACGCCGAGTTCCACGTCCACGTGCCGGCGGGCGCGATCCCGAAGGACGGCCCCTCCGCCGGCATCACGATGGTGACCGCCCTGGTGTCGCTCCTGACGGGGCGCCCGGTCAAGCACACCGTGGGCATGACCGGCGAGGTGACCCTGCAGGGCCGCGTCCTGCCGATCGGCGGCCTGAAGCAGAAGAGCATCGCCGCCCACGCCGCGGGCCTGACCGACGTGGTCATCTCGGAGCGCAACCGGGGCGACCTGGACGACGTGCCCGAGGAGGTCCGCCAGGCGATCACCTTCCACCCGTCGATGGGCCTGGACGAGGTCCTCGAGGTCGCGCTCGAGGAGCGGGTGGCCGAGGTGGCCGGCGCACGCGTCTGA